A single region of the Maylandia zebra isolate NMK-2024a linkage group LG17, Mzebra_GT3a, whole genome shotgun sequence genome encodes:
- the lrtm2a gene encoding leucine-rich repeat and transmembrane domain-containing protein 2 — protein MPPHTHPPGGTGLPPASATIYHCYLAKPVFLCVLCLLAALLPPTCSCPPPCLCSSDSLVVDCRGRGLSSLPPLHLLPPRSRSLLLTNNKLASLGAAAFANLTSLEELDLSNNYLDNLPAGLFRDMSNLTRLTLRNNSLTVMDRDLFQGLSGLQSLDLSLNGLSTIPLGLLDELQSLRWLSLAGNRLHGLERAAFEPLANLQHLELGHNPWECDCNLRDFKHWMEWLLYRGGKVDAVECTLPKDLRGRDIRGVPVEMFNYCLQLEDENGGGEGSRSGQGGGPPCSRNALNPSGSTPVSDSSGSTADDSSSNTGSGGTGGEAPQDCTRSRYRPVSVRRAIGTVVIAGVVCGIVCIMMVAAAAYGCIYASLMAKYQRELKKRQPLMGDGEADGEDRDEKQISSVA, from the exons ATGCCCCCCCACACCCACCCCCCCGGGGGCACTGGCCTTCCCCCAGCTAGCGCCACTATCTACCACTGCTACTTGGCCAAACCAG TCTTCCTCTGTGTCCTCTGCCTCCTAGCTGCATTGCTGCCGCCAACCTGCTCCTGCCCTCCTCCCTGTCTCTGCTCCTCGGACAGCCTGGTGGTGGACTGCAGAGGCCGGGGTCTCTCCTCTCTGCCTCCCTTGCACCTCCTGCCTCCAAGGAGCCGCTCACTCCTGCTAACCAACAATAAACTCGCCTCGCTGGGAGCAGCTGCCTTTGCTAACCTCACTTCTCTGGAG gaaCTGGACCTCTCTAATAATTACTTGGATAATTTACCAGCCGGATTATTCAGAGACATGTCCAACCTGACAAGATTGACTCTGCGCAACAACTCCTTAACAGTAATGGACAGAGACCTCTTCCAG GGTCTGAGCGGTCTTCAGAGTCTAGACCTGTCATTGAATGGTCTGTCCACAATTCCTCTCGGCCTACTGGATGAGTTGCAGAGCCTAAG GTGGCTGTCCCTAGCGGGTAACAGGCTTCATGGTTTGGAAAGGGCAGCATTTGAGCCGCTGGCCAATCTGCAACACCTGGAACTGGGCCATAACCCCTGGGAATGTGACTGCAACCTCCGCGATTTCAAACACTGGATGGAGTGGCTGCTGTACAGAG GGGGGAAGGTGGATGCGGTGGAGTGCACACTACCGAAAGATCTGCGTGGGCGAGACATCCGTGGCGTTCCGGTGGAAATGTTCAACTACTGTCTCCAACTCGAAGATGAGAACGGAGGGGGTGAGGGTTCTCGTTCGGGACAAGGAGGCGGTCCTCCCTGCAGCAGGAACGCTCTCAATCCCAGCGGGTCGACGCCAGTTTCTGACAGCAGCGGCAGCACTGCTGATGATTCCTCTTCAAACACTGGAAGTGGGGGAACAGGTGGAGAGGCTCCACAGGACTGCACCCGCTCTCGCTACCGACCTGTAAGCGTGCGGCGCGCCATTGGTACGGTTGTAATTGCCGGCGTGGTGTGTGGCATTGTTTGCATAATGATGGTGGCTGCCGCGGCTTACGGCTGTATCTACGCCTCCCTGATGGCCAAATACCAGAGAGAGCTAAAGAAGAGGCAACCGCTAATGGGGGATGGAGAGGCTGATGGAGAGGACAGGGATGAGAAACAGATCTCCTCTGTTGCCTAA